The sequence TGGGTGCCCGGCACGGTCTGGACGCCGATCACCTCGCGGCCATCGACGGGTTCGCCCGGCTGCGGCCCAGCCGCCTGACCGGCGTGCTGTTCGGCCTGGGGCACGGTCTGCTGGTCACGCTGCTGGCCCTGCTGGCCGGGCGGGTCGGGGCCGCCTTCACGCTGGACGGCCTCACGCCGTGGTTGTTCCTGGCGGTGGCGGGACTGAACCTGTGGCGGCTGGCCCGGCCGGGCCGGCACACCCACGCGCCCGCTCCCGGCCTGCTGGCGCTGGGGCCCTTCGTGGTGGGCCTGCTGCTCGCAGCGGGCATGGAAACCAGCAGCCAGCTGGCGGCGCTGGCCCTGTCGCAGCAGGTGACGCCCGTGCTGCTGGGCCTGACGTTTACGCTGGGCATGGTGCTCAGTGACGGTCTCGACGGCCTGCTCGCCGCCCGCGTGCAGCGCGGCGCGGCGCAGGGCTCCCGGGCGCAGCGGGCGTCGGCCGCGATGGGCTGGATGGTCGTGGCGCTGTCTCTGGGCTTCGCGCTGGCCGGTTTCGCCGGGCTGGACACCGGCACGCTGAGTGGCCCGCTGGGCGCCGCGACTTTCGTCACGCTGCTGGGCCTGCGCCTGTGGAGCCGCGCGCAGCCGGCGGGGCGGCCCGCGTGACGCGCCGGACGGCGCCGCGCGAGCGGGTCACGCGGGCCGACGGGCGCACCATTAACGTGGTGCGCCGGCGCGGGCACCTGAGCTACTGCTTTTTTGGCTGCTGCTGCGGCCGCACCGATAAAGGCTACCCGGCCGCGCCGGCCGACGTGTACAAGGACGAGTGGGTCCACCGGCGCCTGCGCAACGCGGTGCACCTCACCAAAAGCGGGTGCCTGGGACCGTGCGCCCTGGCGAACGTCGCGCACCTGGTGTTCGACGGGCACGACCTGTGGTTCCACTCAGTGAACGATGCGTGGCTGGTGCGCGCCATTTTCGATCACATCGAAGCGATGCTGGCCGCCGACCGGTACCTGCCACCCCCGCCGGAACTGGTGGAGTACACCTTCAACTACTACGCCTGGGACGCCGCCACGTCCGGGCCGGTCGCGGCAGAGGCGACAGCGACCGGCCCGGCAGGGTCGGCGTCTACGCCCCTGAGTGGCGTGGCGCTGCTGACGCACGCGGACACGGACCTGCTGAACCTGCGCGCGGCGCGTGAAACGCTGCCCGCGGACTTCGGCCCGCTGACGGGCGCCTCCCTGGCCGGGATCCGCAGTGAGGCGCAGATGCAGACGCTGCTCTCCGGCCCGGTGGGCACGGCGCAGGTGCTGATCGTCCGTGTGCACGGCGCCCTGCGGAGTGTGCCGGGCAGTGACGCGCTGCTGGCGCACGCCCGCGAACGCGGGCAGCACCTGCTGCTGCTCAGCGGCACCAACGAACCCGACCCGGACCTGGCGGCGCGTTCGACCGTGCCGCCCGCCGCGCTGGACAGCGCCCGCACGTACCTCGCCGCGAGCGGCTGGGTGAACATGCGGGCGCTGCTGCTGTTCCTGTCGGACTCGCTGCGCCTGACCGGGTACGGCGCGCGCCCGCCCCAGGCACTCCCCGAGCACAGCGTGTACCACCCGGACCTGCCTGAGGGCGTCACCACGGCCGAGTGGCAGGCGGCGCGGGCGCCGGGCCGCCCGGCGGTGGGCGTGCTGTTCTACCGGGCGCACGCCCTGAGCGGCAACACGGCCTTCATCGACGCGCTCGTGGGGGCGCTCGACGAGGCCGGCGTGGACGCCCTGCCGGTGTTCACGACCAGCCTGCGTGACCTGGACGGCGCGGGCGACCCGCGCGCCTTTGCGCTGCTGCGCGGCGAGGACGGGCGGCCGCTGGTGCAGGCCCTGATCAGCACGCTGTCGTTCGCACTGGCCGACCCGGACGACCGCCGCCGCGGCGCGAGCGGTCCTCTGGAGCGGCTGAACATTCCGGTGGTGCAGGGGCTCACCACAGGCGGCGCCCGCGGACCGTGGGCGACCAGCGCGCGCGGTCTGAACCCGCTGGACACGGCGATGAACGTGGCGCTGCCCGAATTCGACGGGCGCCTGATCGGCGTGCCCTTCGCCTTCAAGGAACAGGACGGCGACGCCCGGCGCCTCGCGGCAGACCCGGAACGGACGGCGCGCCTGGCGGGCATCGCGGCGCGCCTGGCGCGGCTGCCCTTCATCCCCAACAGCGACAAGCGCCTGGCGTTCGTCTTCACGAACTCCACCGCCAAGGCGTCGCAGGTGGGGAATGCCGTGGGCCTGGACTCCGCCGCGTCGCTGCTGCGGGTCCTGCGCGCCCTGCAGGCCGAAGGATACGACGTGGGCCAGCTGCCCGCGTCGAGTGACGAGCTGATGCACGCGCTGCTCGCCCCGGTAAGCGGCGATTCGGTGGTGCTGCCGCCCGAGGCGCTCACGCACGCCACGGCGCGCATCCCGGCCGAGACGTACGCCGCGTGGTTCGCGCAGCTCCCTGACGCTCAGCAGCGCCGCGTGCGTCAGCAGTGGGGAGAGGCGCCCGGGCAGGCCTTCGTGACGCCCCAGGGCGAGCTGGCCCTGCTGGGCCTGCACTTCGGGAAGATGTTCGTGGCGCTGCAACCCCCGCGCGGGTACGGCATGGACCCGGACGCCATCTACCACACGCCGGACCTGCCGCCCACGCATCACTACCACGCGCTGTACCGCTGGCTGCGCGAACCGCAGGCGCTCGGGGGATTCGGCGCGCACGCGCTGGTGCACGTCGGGAAGCACGGCACGCTCGAATGGCTGCCCGGCAAGGGCGTGGGCCTCAGTGAGACCTGCTTCCCCGACAGTCTGCTGGGGGACCTGCCGCTGTTCTACCCGTTCGTGATCAACGACCCGGGGGAAGGCACCCAGGCCAAGCGCCGCGCGCACGCCGCGATTCTCAGCCACCTGCCGCCGCCACTGACGCAGGCGGACACGTACGGTCCCCTGGCGGAGCTCACGCGGCTGGTGGATGAGTACTACCAGCTTGAACTCCTGGACCCGTCGAAGCTCCCCTTGCTGCAGGGGCAGATCTGGCAGCTCGTGCAGGACGCGAACCTCGGGGAGGATCTGGGCACCTTACTGCGCCGCGATCACGGGGACCACGTGCACGAATGGGACGACGACTACACGCCTGACGGGGTGCCGGTGACGCTGAGTGAGATGAACGGCGCGGACGTCGCGCATTTCCTCGAGGACCTCGACGGGTACCTGTGCGAACTGGGACGAGCGCAGATCCGGGGGGGACTGCACGTGCTCGGCCAGGCGCCGACCGGGGACGCCCGGGCCGAGATGCTGCGCGCCCTGACCCGCCTGTCCGGCCCGGACCTGCCGGGCCTGCTGCCGGGCCTGGCCGCGGCCCTGACGCTGGATCTGGGCGCCCTGCTCGACGCGCCGGGCGCGCGCACCGCGCGCCGGGCAGACCTGGACGCCCTGGCGGGCCGCGCGCTCCTGACCGCCGGGGATACTCTGGAACTGCTCGACGAGCTGAGCCTGCACCTGTTCCAGCTGCTGGACGCGCGCGGCTTTGATGAGCGGCGCATTCCGGAGGTGCTGGCCCTGACGCTCGGTCCGGCCGTGCCCACCGGAACGCTCCCGGACACCCTGCGCGGGGTGTGCCGCCGGGTCGCGCCGGACCTCGCGGCCACCACGGACGAGATCACGCACCTGCTGCGCGGCCTCGCGGGCGGGTTCGTGCCGGCCGGGCCGAGCGGCGCGCCGTCGCGCGGGCAGGCGCACCTGCTGCCCACCGGCCGCAACTTCTACGCCGTGGATCCGCGCGCCGTGCCGTCCGCGGCGGCCTGGACGGTGGGCAGCAACCTCGCGCGCGAGGTGGTGCAGCGCCACGTGCAGGAGACCGGCGCCGCCCCCGAGCGCGTGGCCATCAGCGTGTGGGGCACCAGCAACATGCGCACCCAGGGCGACGACATCGCGCAGATTCTGGCGCTGATGGGCGTGCGCCCGGTGTGGCATCCGCAGAGCCGCCGGGTGGAAGGCACGGAACTGATGTCCCTTGAGGAACTTGGCCGGGCGCGGGTGGACGTCACGGTGCGCATCAGCGGCCTGTTCCGCGACGCGTTCCCGCACGTGGTGGCGCTGCTTGACGGCGCCGCGCAGCAGGTGATGCAGGTCGACGAGCCGCTGCACCTCAACCCGCTGCGCGCCGCGTACCTGAGTGACCGCGCCCGGCTGGAGCACCTGCCGCCCGAGGAGGCGCACGCCCGCGCGTCCTACCGGGTGTTCGGCAGCAAACCCGGCACCTACGGCGCCGGGATTCTGGACCTGATTCATGAAGGCAACTGGCAGTCCGACGCGGATTTCGAACGAACGTTCGTCAACTGGGGCGGGTACGCGTACACCGCCGCGGAGGAGGGCACCGACGCGCGCGAGGAGTTCCGCATGCGCCTCGCGGCGACGCAGGTGGTGCTGCACAACCAGGACAACCGGGAGCACGACCTGCTCGACAGTGACGACTACCTGCAGTTCTTCGGCGGCATGATCGCGTCGGTGCGGCACCTCAGCGGCGCGCAGCCCCGCGGGTACTTCGGGGACAGTGCCAATCCCGAACGGGCGCGGGTGCGTGACGTGCGCGAGGAGGTGCTGCGCGTGTACCGTTCACGCGTGGTGAACCCCAAGTGGCTTTCAGGCATCCGTGAGCACGGGTACAAGGGCGGGCTGGAGCAGACGGCCACCGTGGATTACCTGTTCGGGTTCGACGCGACGGCCGGCGTGGCGCACGATTTCATGTATGAGGGCGTGGCGCAGGCGTACGCGCTGGACGAGGCGAATCAGGCGTTCCTGCGGGCGTCGAACCCCTGGGCCCTGGGGGCCATCACCACGCGGCTGCTCGAAGCCAGTGCGCGCGGCCTGTGGGCGGCGCAGCCGCAGACGCTCGCGGCGCTTGAGGCGCTGCACCTGGACGCCGAGGGGCTGCTGGAGGAACGCGGGGAACGCGCCCGGCCGGCCGGGGTAAACGCATGAGCGCGCCGCCCCTGTTCCCCCTCTCGGCGGTGGCGCATCAGCCTCAGCTGACGCTGGCGCTGGCGCTGCTGGCGGTCAGTCCGGCGGTGGGCGGCGTGCTGATCCGCGGGGACCGCGGCGCGGCAAAAAGCACCGCGGCGCGCGCCCTGGCCGCGCTGCTCCCCGACCACGGCGACCAGCGCGCGCCTTTCGTGAACCTGCCGCTGGGGGCCACTGAGGACCGCGTGGTGGGCAGCCTGGACGTGGACGCTGCGCTGCGCGGGGAAGCCCGCGCCCGGCCCGGTCTGGCCGCGCAGGCGCACGGCGGGGTGCTGTACATCGACGAGGTGAACCTGCTGCCCGACCACCTCGTGGACACGCTGCTGGACGCCGCGGCGATGGGCACGCAGCGCATCGAGCGTGACGGGTTGAGCCTCACGCTGCCGGCGCGCTTCGCCCTGGTGGGTTCCATGAACCCCGAGGAAGGCGCGCTGCGCCCGCAGTTCCTGGACCGGTTCGGGCTGTGCGTGGACGTGCACGCCCCCGCCGACCCGGCGCAGCGCGCGGAGATCGTGCGCCGCCGCGTGGCGTTCGAACGCGACCCGGACGCCTTCCAGGCCACCTGGGCGGAAGCCGAGGCGGCGCTGGCCCGGCGCCTGCGCGGCGCCCGCGACCGGCTGCCGCACGTCAGCTTCCCCGACGCGCTGCTGCCTGAATTGGGCCGGGTGAGTGTCGGGGCCGGCGTGCGCAGCCTGCGTGCGGACCTTGTGCTGCACCGCGCGGCGAGCGCCCTGGCGGCACTGGAGGACCGCGCCGAGGTGAATGCGGACGACCTGGAGCGCGTGGCGCCGCTGGTCCTGGCGCACCGCCGCGACCCTCAGTCCGCGCCGCCTTCCCCGCCTCCACCCCCGGCGCCGCCGGAGTCGCCGGAGCCGGACGGCTCGCAGTCGTCACCCCCGCCTCCCCCTCCCGCGCCGGACGTGGTGCTGGGCGTCACGGGGGCCGCCGCCCCGCCCCGCCCGGCTCCGGCCCGCCCGGTTCCTGGGCGCACCGGCGTGAACCTGAACGCGGGCCCACTGGCGGTGCCGGACACCCTGCGTGCCTCGCTGACCCGCGTGTCCGGCCCCCCCGGCGTGACCCGCGAGGACCTGCGGGTCACGCTGCCGGGTGAACGCCAGGAGCACACGCTGTTCATCGCGGACTGCAGCGGCAGCCAGGGATTGCCGCAGCGGCTGGGCGCGGTGAAGGGCGCGCTGCTGTCCGCGCTGGGCGCGCAGGGCAACCGGGAGCGGGCGGCACTGATTGCCTTCCGCGGGCCGGACGCCACCCTGACCCTGCCCTGGACGGCGGAGGTCGCAGCGGCCCGGGCGGCCGTTGAAGGCCTGCCGACCGGGGGGCGCACGCCCCTGGCGCAGGCGCTGGCGCTGGCCGCGCAGGTGCTGGGGGGCGCGCGGGGCGCGCAGGTCGTGCTGTTCACCGACGGGCGCGCGAACGTCCCCCGCACCCCCGGCGCGGACCCCTGGGCGGACGCGCTCGCCGCTGCGGCGCAGTTGCGCGCCGCGCGGCCCGGGCGGGTGCTGGTGATTGACACGGAAGGCGGGCAGCTGCGGCTGGGCCGCGCCGCGGCGCTCGCGGCGGCGCTGGGCGGAACGTGCCTGCCCCTGTCGCACCTGACGGAGACCCCCGCATGACGCCGGTTCACCCGCGCGTGGTGCTGGCCGCCCCGTCCTCCGGCAGCGGCAAGACGACCGTGGCGTCGCTGCTGTGCCTCGCGCTGCGCGCACGGGGACTGCGCGTGCAGCCGTTCAAGCTGGGCCCGGACTACCTCGACCCGACGCACCTGACGCGCGCCGCAGGCCGGGAGGCGCGGAACCTGGATTCGTTCCTGATGGGCCGCGACCGGCTCCGGCAGCTGTTCGCCCGAGCGGCCGCGCAGGCAGACGTCAGCGTGCTTGAAGGCGTGATGGGCCTGTTTGACGGACGCGACCCCACCACGGACGAGCACTCCACGGCGGACCTCGCCGCGCTGCTGGGCGCGCCGGTGGTTCTCGTGATCGACGCGGGCGGCATGGCGCGCACCGCG is a genomic window of Deinococcus taeanensis containing:
- a CDS encoding nickel transporter, with amino-acid sequence MGTLALVFLLGARHGLDADHLAAIDGFARLRPSRLTGVLFGLGHGLLVTLLALLAGRVGAAFTLDGLTPWLFLAVAGLNLWRLARPGRHTHAPAPGLLALGPFVVGLLLAAGMETSSQLAALALSQQVTPVLLGLTFTLGMVLSDGLDGLLAARVQRGAAQGSRAQRASAAMGWMVVALSLGFALAGFAGLDTGTLSGPLGAATFVTLLGLRLWSRAQPAGRPA
- the cobN gene encoding cobaltochelatase subunit CobN; this translates as MTRRTAPRERVTRADGRTINVVRRRGHLSYCFFGCCCGRTDKGYPAAPADVYKDEWVHRRLRNAVHLTKSGCLGPCALANVAHLVFDGHDLWFHSVNDAWLVRAIFDHIEAMLAADRYLPPPPELVEYTFNYYAWDAATSGPVAAEATATGPAGSASTPLSGVALLTHADTDLLNLRAARETLPADFGPLTGASLAGIRSEAQMQTLLSGPVGTAQVLIVRVHGALRSVPGSDALLAHARERGQHLLLLSGTNEPDPDLAARSTVPPAALDSARTYLAASGWVNMRALLLFLSDSLRLTGYGARPPQALPEHSVYHPDLPEGVTTAEWQAARAPGRPAVGVLFYRAHALSGNTAFIDALVGALDEAGVDALPVFTTSLRDLDGAGDPRAFALLRGEDGRPLVQALISTLSFALADPDDRRRGASGPLERLNIPVVQGLTTGGARGPWATSARGLNPLDTAMNVALPEFDGRLIGVPFAFKEQDGDARRLAADPERTARLAGIAARLARLPFIPNSDKRLAFVFTNSTAKASQVGNAVGLDSAASLLRVLRALQAEGYDVGQLPASSDELMHALLAPVSGDSVVLPPEALTHATARIPAETYAAWFAQLPDAQQRRVRQQWGEAPGQAFVTPQGELALLGLHFGKMFVALQPPRGYGMDPDAIYHTPDLPPTHHYHALYRWLREPQALGGFGAHALVHVGKHGTLEWLPGKGVGLSETCFPDSLLGDLPLFYPFVINDPGEGTQAKRRAHAAILSHLPPPLTQADTYGPLAELTRLVDEYYQLELLDPSKLPLLQGQIWQLVQDANLGEDLGTLLRRDHGDHVHEWDDDYTPDGVPVTLSEMNGADVAHFLEDLDGYLCELGRAQIRGGLHVLGQAPTGDARAEMLRALTRLSGPDLPGLLPGLAAALTLDLGALLDAPGARTARRADLDALAGRALLTAGDTLELLDELSLHLFQLLDARGFDERRIPEVLALTLGPAVPTGTLPDTLRGVCRRVAPDLAATTDEITHLLRGLAGGFVPAGPSGAPSRGQAHLLPTGRNFYAVDPRAVPSAAAWTVGSNLAREVVQRHVQETGAAPERVAISVWGTSNMRTQGDDIAQILALMGVRPVWHPQSRRVEGTELMSLEELGRARVDVTVRISGLFRDAFPHVVALLDGAAQQVMQVDEPLHLNPLRAAYLSDRARLEHLPPEEAHARASYRVFGSKPGTYGAGILDLIHEGNWQSDADFERTFVNWGGYAYTAAEEGTDAREEFRMRLAATQVVLHNQDNREHDLLDSDDYLQFFGGMIASVRHLSGAQPRGYFGDSANPERARVRDVREEVLRVYRSRVVNPKWLSGIREHGYKGGLEQTATVDYLFGFDATAGVAHDFMYEGVAQAYALDEANQAFLRASNPWALGAITTRLLEASARGLWAAQPQTLAALEALHLDAEGLLEERGERARPAGVNA
- a CDS encoding VWA domain-containing protein; protein product: MSAPPLFPLSAVAHQPQLTLALALLAVSPAVGGVLIRGDRGAAKSTAARALAALLPDHGDQRAPFVNLPLGATEDRVVGSLDVDAALRGEARARPGLAAQAHGGVLYIDEVNLLPDHLVDTLLDAAAMGTQRIERDGLSLTLPARFALVGSMNPEEGALRPQFLDRFGLCVDVHAPADPAQRAEIVRRRVAFERDPDAFQATWAEAEAALARRLRGARDRLPHVSFPDALLPELGRVSVGAGVRSLRADLVLHRAASALAALEDRAEVNADDLERVAPLVLAHRRDPQSAPPSPPPPPAPPESPEPDGSQSSPPPPPPAPDVVLGVTGAAAPPRPAPARPVPGRTGVNLNAGPLAVPDTLRASLTRVSGPPGVTREDLRVTLPGERQEHTLFIADCSGSQGLPQRLGAVKGALLSALGAQGNRERAALIAFRGPDATLTLPWTAEVAAARAAVEGLPTGGRTPLAQALALAAQVLGGARGAQVVLFTDGRANVPRTPGADPWADALAAAAQLRAARPGRVLVIDTEGGQLRLGRAAALAAALGGTCLPLSHLTETPA